The Alligator mississippiensis isolate rAllMis1 chromosome 11, rAllMis1, whole genome shotgun sequence genomic interval ATCTGAGCCCTCAAAAATCCTGTTTCTCCGATATCCAAGTGCAGACACAAGTTCTCATtcagccacacatgcaagcagCCCAAATTAGGAATTCTTATTCATGCAAGGAACCCAAAGCCACATTCAAGCGTGGAAGGAGCTGAGCTTACGTTAATTTATGACGATTACAGTAATTGCTGGAGTCCTCTTTTGTCATCTGAACTAAATTATACTCGACTGAGGGATAGCTCTCATTTAATCAATAGGCCTCCTCAGCTAAACTATGGTATAAGCTGGGTGGCTTTAAACAAATCATTAGGCAAACAGCTCATGTCCACCTATTTCCCTCTTCAATGCTGTGTCTGTAGCAGCAAAGCCACATGAAGGCCAACAGCAGTGCTACTACACAAGGGACCCAGGATCTAGCATTACATGGCATCTCCACTTTCCATGAGCTTTGGAGCTCGGGGACACAAGAGATTTTGCATCTGGACTCACACTGATATGCTGATTGCTCAAAACTCTCTGGCTGAACCGTGGACTGGCAGCAGGGTTAACGTGATGGCTTTTCAACTTAAAAGCACCATGACCACTTCTGTGTACCGAGGCAGAGAGGAGTTCAGTGAACTTAAGGGAAACAGCAGCTCATTGCTTCGTTCCCGAAAGCTCTATTTATAGAAAGGCTACATGAAAGACAAAGGCCATCAAATCCACAGGGAGTTTTCATCAACTAACCTGCAAAAGCTCTAGCCTCATCCGTTGGGACTGCTCTCAGGTGACGCAAGTCGCTCTTGTTCCCCACGAGCATAATGACGATGTTGCTGTCAGCATGGTCTCGCAGTTCTTTCAACCATCGCTCCACGTTTTCGTACGTAAGGTGCTTGGCAATATCATAAACCAACAAAGCCCCAACAGCCCCACGGTAGTACCTGCGGACAGAAAAGCACATTAGTGAATCAGAAACAGGCACTACAGTTAGCAGAGAACGCTATGTCCTGCTGAAAGGACAAATCAGAGGCGACTACCTTGTTACTAGATGGCAGTCCTTTCCCTACATGAATTACCAGAACTGGCCTTCTATTAGGGCTAAAGCAACTTGCACATTTGTTCTGCAACAAGCAAACCAGATTCtaccatttttgtctcccttaCTGTCGGCCAGCTTCCCCCAGACTCCTTTTCTGACTAGCCACAGATGCAGCATAACCAACGTGTTCTGCTACTGCGTCCCAGGGGTGTCTTTTTAGGTTAAAGCTGACAAAACCCCAGTGGAGTTAAATCTTACAAGTGGGTTAAAAATAGTTTCTACTTAAATGGGTCTCTCAGAGCTGCTTCTACACAGTAGGCAGGTAGTATCCAACTGACAAAGAAACAGGCTAGTGACTTGCCGGGGTCGTTCTACCTGGCAAACTGGAATCTGTATGTCCCAGTTCCAgtccttttccttttaaaagaaaagaaactgactGCCAGACAGGCCTCCTCCATACTTACATTGTGGGTGTTATAGATGATTTATAATGCATGGATGTCCCATATTCCCTATATTAAGATTAATTGTAATGAAGATTTTCACTTTCCCCAGAAACACAAGGCATCTGGAAGGGGCCACACTTACCAGGACTTCATAAATAGACAAAAAAGTTACTCCTAAAAAACGGGAGTCGGGTAATTGTAACATCCTCCCACCATACTTACAGGCCAAGGATATTACAACCCATTAAGATAAGCCAGAAAATACCAGTGCTTATATGTTACTTAGatggagtttgtttgttttttagcatTCATTAGCCCAAAGTGGACTTTTAAACCTAATCTGTCTCAAACTCAGGAATACTCAACAAGTGAAACCAAGTGGCCTTGTTCTGACACGCTGGAGAATAAAGAAGTTCTAGATGCACATTGGTTTGGGCCACAAAGGATTTGCATAGTCTTAACACTTACGCGGACGTTATGGCTCGGTATCGTTCCTGTCCCGCTGTGTCCCATATCTGTGCCTTTATTGTCTTCCCATCGACCTGAATACTTCTTGTGGCAAACTCCACTCCAATAGTGCTTTTGCTTTCCAAGTTAAACTCATTGCGGGTAAATCGTGACAAAAGGTTACTCTTGCCTACTCCAGAGTCTCCAATCAggacaactaaaaaaaaaagacataaaaaaGAGACCAGAATCAGACTCAGAGTACTCTGGAAGTTGTCTGCAATGCACTTAATTCAGGTACCTTATTCCTCTTCAAAACAACATGCTGGCAAAACCACACTCAGTAGCTTGGTTTTACTTCTCCACTTTGTTCCAGGAGCAGAGGTGCCAAATCCACCATTTGGAAAGGATCTGGCTTCACATTTTACCCTGCACTCaggcaaagcagggaaaaaaaccATAGGTTTCCCCAGAGAAAATGGCTCTTGCTACAGCAGCCGGAGGACCTCACAGAAGGTCACCACTTCGATTTCTTCTTAAAACAAGGCGGCTGGAGCCCACTGTTCCTGTGCGAGATGTAGCAGAAGTCCACAAGGGCCAGTctctgctctcccacccccacaacaccTTTCGTGCCTTCTGATAAGGCAAAAGGACCGAAAGCCCTCCAACAGCAAAGCCTCAGAAATCTCAGGGTGGCAAGACGCAATGTGGTCAGCCTCACATCACCCTCTTGGACCCGGGGGCAAAGCCGCAGCAGGCTGCAGTTCAGCCAGACTCTGCAGCGGACCAGTGCCCGGCAGAACTGAGTGCAGGCCTGGAAGTTAGATTGAGGGCCGGTCTGGCCTTTGCCCAGCTCCAGAATCAGCGGAGCAGGAAGATAGCTTCGAGCTGGCATTTTCTCCACTCCCTGAAACCTCCGATAAGGCCAGCGCTCAGCTGAGCTGGCTTGGAGATTCAGCTGTGGTCGTGCCTACGACGGAAAGCAGATAGACGAGCAAAGAGCCAAAATCCAACTCTGAGGAATGAGCAGTCTTGGGAGGGCAATTTGGAGCATGCTATATTGTCAAGTTTAAACGTATTGATTTAACTATAACCAGAAGGCTCGCACCCGGGATAAGGAAGCGGCACATTCATACCGCACCTTTGATTCACAGCAGCGACAATGGCCCGGCTGGAGGATCACATGCCCTGTCAGAGATAAGGTACCGGACTgataacagggaaaataaatggaGGATACATGAGAGCCAAAAGAGGAAGGCCGATAACCTTTACAGAGCTGGCAGCAAGTCAGGGGCAGTCGCAGCAAAGGAGAGCTCACGCTTAAATGTCAAAAATTATATTGTTAGCATCTTTCTAAAAAAGGCATATTTGCTCTCAGTGCCACAGATTTAGCTGTCCTGCAGCAAGAAGCTGGGATGCGGCAGCAGAAGCAAGGCTGAGAAAGCCTTCAGAAGCACAGCAGCACTGTCCCAAGACAAAGATCCGGGTGAAACGGTTTTATTAAACAAGGCTTTGATCCcgcccacccccccaaaaaatccctgCTGAGTCTTAGGTTTGCGAAGGGGGGAAAAGAATTCACTACTGCTGTAGATTAACACAGCCGTCACCCTGCACAGTCTTCTGTGCGTTTAAATAATGCATAGCAACTCTGGCAAGTAGAAGTCATCAAAAGGCTACCCCACCAACAAAGCACCTTCCAAACTACCCCCTTGCCACAAAAATCAAAGCCAATGTTCGCCTGAAGAATCGGCTTAGTGGGAGAACTTCAGCAAAACTAATATCCTTCTGACTTCCTTTGCCAGCTGACTCAGCAAGAAGCCTGCCAAGCTGCAGAAGTTGTATGCAGCACACAGAGTGGCTCTGCACAAACGTACCTGGTGTCTGTTGACCATTTGCAAACTGGTGATACACAGGTACATttgatccagaaaaaaaatgtgtcgTTTAGTCAAACTGACAGCTCGATCCTGTTGAGTTTTCAGTTGTGCTTACACAGCTAAATGTGAGGAGATGCAGGACTATAACAACGTAAGTGCAAAGCACAAGTTGTTTAATTGCATGGGTATCACCCAGCAATTTGCCAGCAGGTTTCCCTTTTGATGGCAAAACTCACTTGTATCAAAATTGCCTTGAAGTGTTTGGGACCCACCTGTCAGCCAGGAAATTATGAAGCCACCAGGAGATCTCACACCTCCAAGAGGAGACAGGGAAGGAGAACCTTTCAATCCCTCCTAAGCGAAGTCTCACATAGCATCTGGTACAAAGTAAAGTTAGACGAGAACCCCAGGATACCCAAATGTCCAAATGCCTAGGTATCCAAATGTTGGCTGCTCAGCCCTTGTGAGAGCCAGTCACACTGATGTCTAACTGGTACCCCATCAAAACTCTGTAGGCTGTTTCACTATTAAATAGGCAGACTCAGGTTTTTCCATAAACTCTGGCTACATCAATTCCTGACACCTTCTCCATGTAACCGGGCCAATCCAGCACCACTTCGGGGAGGCCATAGGAACTCCTCAAGGTCAGCACGAACCCAAGGTCGCTCTGACAGAGGCACAGTAAAAGCAAAATTATtaacttttgaaaataaattgtGCAATTAGGCCAACTTTTTTTTATCCGTGGCATAAAAAGGAATAAATGCAACACTTCAGTAAGTTGCTGCCCTTCCTCACACAACCACGAcagttctccttccctccccgaGCATCCAATACTCTCACAAATCCACTGGGTTGCACAGGACACAGTAGAAGCCCCTGCTACCAAGGGAATCAGTTTCTGAAAGGGAAACGGTTCTCCACGTTGTGATCTCGGAGTCTCTTAACACTAACTTtattccccatccccccccccccccccccccccccccaatatcctTTGTGACTGGAAGGCTGTGGAAGAACACTGCTAGTCAGAGATGTTCTTCCGATTTCCAGCTCGTGTCAACTTACTCTTGTGCCGACACTGTCCCTAGGCATCCTTAGTTTTCTCCCTGGTGCTCGTCGGTTGTGGACATGGCTTGTTAGCACCAGCATGGACATGGACTGGGCACACAACAGAAACCCCCACACCGGTGACACCCCCTGGAACCTGTGCTAAAATAtacccccgggggggggggggggggcagtaccCAGAGTAAGCTTCATAGGCACAGGGGGACACGTGTCCTTGTCCATCTCCAGGGTATTTGTTTGCTCAACATAAGCAAACTATTGACTGTCTAATAGTGACTACTGCAAACACTGACTCCCGGCTAGCTGGTCAGCTGTCCACTTGGGGGCATTTACACCTGCATACAAAACCAACCGAAGTTACTCTGGCAGACTTCAGTCCAGTCCCTGCCTGCTACAGACCCAGCAGTCACAACCATCTGCTCACCTTTTGCATGCCCAGGGCAGTACACAATACTTCAGAGGAGCTCTCACTATTGCCTTGTGCAGCTGACGCTGCCCGACTGCTACCGCCACTGGCCTGCTTGATGGAGTATCAGAATCACACCTGCCTTTTTCATGGAGGCAACCCATCAGCGACTCGGCATCTGTGgtcaaggagcagagccaggtctTTCTTTCCCTCTGGTGTTTTTAACTAAATAGAGATTGAGTAGCACAAAAGGCAAAGTCACGTGCTTCACAACTCGTAGCAGGGATTTCTCCTGTAAGCGGGAATCCAACTAAAACATGGCCACATGCTTAGCCAGAGCCAAGTGCTCATCCCAGCTTACTGGGAAACAATACTCATTAAGAGTACAGCACAGTCCGTGCCGTGGTAGTTTAGCCCCCAAGCTGCTCAGCACCCCCCCTTCTCAAAGCTTCTTTCTGGACAAGTTAAGAAGAGTACATTCAACTGTAAGTTGGGCAAACACCATGAATACACAGTTACCTGGAGAACAATTAAGCTACAAAGCAGGCTCTGGGCCTGAAGGACGCCGTGCACTTACCAGATATGCACAGAACCAGTTTGTTACGAAGCAAGTGACAAGCAGCACTGGGCCCCACAACGCGTTCTGCAGGGAACTGATTTATGCACTTTCCCAGTAGGTCTCTACATTGTGTACTGTTTTCCCAACCTCAAATTTGTCCAGTTCTTCCTACATGCTCCTGTCAGCCCTTGTTTTGATGATGCATCAAAACATATCATCAGCAAATTGTCATTAGCTACTCCTTTAATTTGTGTGCCAGGGTCATAAAAATCAAGAGAGCGAACAAGACCAGTTTCAAGATCCCCGAGGAACATAACCTTGAGCCGCTCAGTGCTTCCCTTTCAGCACTACCCACTGTTACCTCTTTTACAGCCAATACCTTCACAATTCTTCTACCAATTCCTTCCTCTCCAGTTTCAGAAATAATATCCCATTTTGCACCATCTAAAAACATGTTAGTAAAATTCAGACAGGTCACAACTAATGCACTTCCTCCATCCTTCTCTCAGAAAAAGATAATCAGGATAGTCTGGCACAGCCTACCTTTGACAAACTAGAGATGAACACACCGCTGGATTTCAAGCTTTCTGGTAACAGACTGTATGCTTCTAGCTTCAACATTTATTAGATACTGGCCACTACAACTCTAGTCAGGACTGAAGTATAGAGAAAAGACAATGGTCATCCAGTGAAATGTAAATGCCTGAAAGCACCAGGGCTGGACAGCAATGCCATATGCAGCACTAAAAAGTTGGTGTTTGCAATTTACTTCCCCCTAACACTTCTTGCCAAGCTTGAGCTCACTACAAAGACATTAAGAATAGTCATAGGTTCTGCCCTGACTGACCAGTTAACACAGCAAGTTCCACCCCTTGAATCAGCCTGCATTTGCACACACAGCACCTGGTATCTGAGCAGCTCTGAGATAAAGGAGCAAATTGAGAAAGTGAAAAATAGTAGCAGCAAGAGAGAGGGGCTTAGACAACTAAAGTAATACATAAATCCAGTCTCAGATGTATGCATTACTTTAGTTAGCAGGAAGCCCAACATCATTAGAAGGAAAGAGTAATTTTCTTCTCAAACAGTTTGACTCCCCATTTTTGTTGGCTAGCTAATATAGCAAGTCAATTAGCATTTTGCTAACTAGTATTTTAAGAGTGTTAGCAATCATTTCCTcaccttccaggttgaaacttcCCATTTTTAGTCACCCTGTTAGACTGCAAATGATTTTTCCTTCATGAGTTCATTtttgcctgctgcacctctggatTGAACCTAACTCTTGCTATTTTTACCTAATCTCTGAAAGCAATACTAGTGATCTGGTCTTTGGGAATATTTGGCTAACTGCTATTCAAAACAGCAGAGAATAACTGGGATTTGTTAAACTGTACAAAAGTCTATTTTAATAACAGACCTGTCACTACCCCAAATCTGTTTATTTTAGGAAACAGTCACTGTCTCATGAGGGGCAATTAAAGAGTTTAAAAAACTTAAACATGGTCCTTTAAATGCAAGAACACTGAACCCTACCTTGTCCCAAAACCTGTAAGAGCTAATAAATTCACATAAGTGAATTTCTATTCTCCAATAGTTGGCCATTCTTCTAGAAGGGAGCTTTTAACGGTTTTAATGATTTGTTAATGCAGTTAGCTTCAGTGAACTACTTGGCATTCAGACCATGCTTTACACCAATGGCAATTAGCTAAGGATTAGGGAGGTTTTggggattaaaaaacaaaacaaagcaaaacaaaaaacacaactgCAAACACCACTATTTGTGCACAATGACATGTCAGAGGTACGGAATGAAAACCCAGCAGAGCCTGAACTAGAACAAGAGATGTCCAAAACATGACCATATAACTCTGCTCCTTACATTGCATGAAAACCAAActcttaagaggaaaaaaaaatgacagacaaAAGTTAAACTACCcaacttttcttctttcttataaACCtgaattaaaaatcaaacatttgaTATTAAAATAAAAGTCATGAGCTAGCTTAAATTACATTCAGGTTCCAGTTAAATTAACTAAACTGGTACTACAAGACTGCACTGTCTACAAGTATCAATCATAAATGGTACACCTCCTTCATCTAGAACATCAAACCCATCTAACTGAAGCCCTGTACCTACACATTTTTATCCCTCTGAAACATGGGAGGAGCCCTCCAAGAGTATGCAAGAAGGAAAGATACTGGAATACAAATGCTGGAAAGATACTGCTACTAATCTATTTCTCCAAGCTTAAATCCAAAGGAGACAGTAATTAAACTACATCAGAGGGAAATACCTTAATTTGTAATGGAAAAAGAGCCTCTGATCTAGGGCTTACTAGCAGGCTAAAAAACCCAGAAGCTTTTAGGAGATGGGTTTTTCCTATAAACAGAGCAAATATGAGACAACAGTGCATTGTGTGAAATCCAGACCAGCGAGTTTGTCCAGTTTCAGAGGAGTTTTTTTGATTTAGTAATAAAGCTGGAAAAATGAGTAAGATGCAAAGAAGGAAGGAAGTACAACTCCTCTGGCCTGGCATATttaaatcagttgattgtcagaaATGAGAAGCGAGTTTGTTGGTTCACTTGTCTCAAATTTGGAGTTTCGCAGAAGGTGTAACCAACACTGCAGCCAAACCTTCTAACGATTACATAATATCCAaaacacaagggaaaaaaaaaagacacaaacaAGTTAAAGCCAGTTGAGATTGTCTAGGGTACCTCCTTGATATTTTAGATTACATCAGGTTCTATAATCCAGGTCAGAAAGCGACATTACGAAATTCAGAAGCCACCCTGAATTAGTGTATTAGTTATGCCACCATGTTTTTTTTAACCTCACTTTTCTGGGGAAAAATATTTGTGATGTGACACAGACAGACAAGGGTACATAGACCATGTCTGTTTTTTGGGATTCACGCTCCAAGTCCCTGGGACATCACTGCCTTTCCTACAGCCCACTGTGTAGTACAGCATTGTCATGGGGACAAACCGCATGTCCTAGGCATTCAACAGTCAGGGGATAGCCGTTTTGCTATAAATCCTCCGATTCAGTTGGAACTGTAGCATGTGGGGCTCATACCATAAGAACCACCATTTTCAACCCGATTTGCCTCTAATTTTATGTCCAACAGCTACCTTAAGCCAACTATCATCGGTCTTATGTAAACAGAAGATGTAAAGATGACACGTTTTCATATGTCCACTTTACACATCATTTTGTAGAAGTTGGTGATTTCCCAGTGTAAATGGGAATGCACCAAAAGCAAATCTACCTTAATGACGAGAAAAGACTTATCTATAGGCATGTTGCAACTTGGGCTGTAAGACTGACATGGGACAACTGTTGAAATCAGGCCCCCTGGCTTTGTTTCAAATGTaattaacatctactaataaaattcaatctggaTTAGCACCAtcaaaggctggggggggggtaagGAAAGccattttccaaatgaaaatgAACCAAATGAATAATGACAATTTTCATTTGCTGGGTTTCAAGCAGGTAAAAACAAACACGCACAGCAAAGAACTCTGTACTCCCCCTTTGCCATACGGCATCTGCTCCAACTAACATCCCCTTCGCTACACAGGGGATAAAATAATATTCTAGATATAGCTGCTTGCAGTTAATAGTCTCCTGAAAATCTGCTTCTAACTCCACACTggtcttaaaatatttttcaagctACTGATTTTTCAATGCTAGCTGAAGCAGTAAGTAACCTCAAACTTATCTTCAACTGCATGCTTTTACAGCGTTTCTGGCGAACATTTGCAACagattgctgattttttttttacgtgATGGAAAGTGGAACTTGAAGTAGAGCATTTATATTACGCTGTGATAAAGTTCAAGCGAACTACCAAAAAAAGAAGTTGCATAGCTCCTGGGCAGCgctgccctgctctcctgggagccGCGCGAAGCGAGACGACAGGAAGTGAGATCGGTGGGTGTGCAAGTGCAGAAAGGCAGTGCCAGGTAAGTAACACAACGTACTCTACTGCACCGAGATACATGTGTCACACCAGTACCGGACCCAAACAGGAGTTTAGCCAGGCTCAGGGACGCACCGTTTAACTGTGCAAGACCCTGTCCACCATCACCACCAATCTTTGCTCATCCTAACGTTTTCACAGCGGCCCC includes:
- the RAB11A gene encoding ras-related protein Rab-11A; translated protein: MGTRDDEYDYLFKVVLIGDSGVGKSNLLSRFTRNEFNLESKSTIGVEFATRSIQVDGKTIKAQIWDTAGQERYRAITSAYYRGAVGALLVYDIAKHLTYENVERWLKELRDHADSNIVIMLVGNKSDLRHLRAVPTDEARAFAEKNGLSFIETSALDSTNVEAAFQTILTEIYRIVSQKQMSDRRENDMSPSNNVVPIHVPPTTENKPKMQCCQNI